The Quercus lobata isolate SW786 chromosome 4, ValleyOak3.0 Primary Assembly, whole genome shotgun sequence genome segment TGATGTCGTTGTCTAGAGTGATggaaaaatatgataaatttatgtGAAAGTAATAGGCAGCCAATCGTAATTTTAGAATGTTTATATGAAGATTAAAGATTTAAAATGACAAGCAACCAGTCATAATCACAATCTAATATGTGAAGAtttaagataaaatttgtgaaaaaagttGAGAATTTGGAATGTTTATTTTTGGCAAGTATAATAAATGAAAGGATAGGTATAGTTTCTAAGGTGTactataattaaatttaaacacattataaaaaaaaagaattttatcgatattagaatatttatttatttattttatatatatataagaaagtaGTACTCTAACTTTTGACAAGACTGtttaacttattatattcatgaaATATCTAGAAATCTCATGTATCGATAATGTAATAAATCTAACTTGGAACTTTTGGATTAACGTCACACCACACCACACAAGTACCCGCTCAAGGGTATAATTAGATTAAATTTAATTCATATAGTAATCTAATATAATGCCAATTATATCTAAACTATATCTTgaatgaaacaaaaaagaaaagaaaagtcaaCCAAGTAAAATCTATAAATCAACATACCTACCCATCATTTTTCCACTAAGAGACCCATGATCACGTGTACCTAAAAAACTCATACACCAGTGGCACGTGGAgcaacatatattatataatattaaaattaaaaaattaaaaaaaaaacccaaaatttataaactttttggTGGGTGCGGTGTTTTCTCTTGTTTTCCCATTTTCCCACTACTGCTATTGCTATGCCAAATCCATGTTTTGTCTCAGTTgcccatttctctctctttctctgtgtttCTCTCTGTACCCTTTAATCTGACAGGTACGCAATTCTCATTCTCTCATCATTTGAAGTTTTATCACTCAATCAAATGCTTTAATTGCAATTTgcaagcacttttttttttgtgtgggttttggctgaaaattttCCATGCCAAGACCAAAGtcaaaatagagttttttaaGAGATTGTACAAACTATAAGCCCCTAGAtcttttgtgttttgggtttgtttcGGATGGGTCAAtggtaatttgtttatttattttgtgacaAATTTGGATTGCCCAGAAATTCATAGCTCAAAATTTGTcaatgtgtttgtgttttgtgaaGGAATTGTGAACAGTAGGATTGATTGGAGTTGATTctgttgtgggtttttttgtttgaggCTTTGGGGTGttattgtataaatatatatagataatagaTGGCTTCTTCTCCTCCATTTGAGGTGGAGGATCATACGGATGaggatttttttgataaacttgttaatgatgaaattgaatttactgGATCTGTGCCTAGTGTTGTAAAGAATGACGCTTTAGATGAGGCAAAAGCGGTTTCTAATATAAGGATTAGCGAAGTGGGGGCTGCCGGAGTTGACTCTGGTGGCAATGATGTTCTTGAGGTCAATGATGAAATGGGCCATGAAGATTTGGTTGTGTCTGCTGCATCATTGGATGCCAATGAGGAAAATGTGGTTGGTGAAGTGAGCAATTCGTTGGTACCCGGTAATACTGACGAGTCTAATAGTGTGGTTGGCGAAGAGAGCGTTCCATCAGTAGTGATACCCAATGAAACAAATGAGGGTAGCGAAGTGGGGAAAGGGGAGGAAGGTGCATTGCATAGTTCAGTGGGTGAGAGTAGCGTGTCTGTGGGAACGGGTGTGAAAGTTGTTCAGTGGAGTTCATTTGAGTCGGAGGTGGATGATAATGGTGGTGAATTTGGGACGTACTCGGAATTCTTTAGTGAGTTGAAAGATAACTCGCAAGACCCATTTGAGAATGTGATGAATATGGGCAAGTTGGGGACAGAATCTAATTTTGTGGATGGTGTTTCGGAAAACCCAGTTGCTGATTTGGGGGCCTCCAATTATGGGCAACATCAAGAAGGTCAATACTATGGGGCAGTTACGGGGCAGAATATAGATGGTCAGGATTTGAGTAGCAGTCAGAATTGGGAAAATCTTTATCCAGGGTGGAAGTACGACACAAACACTGGGCAATGGTATCAGTTGGAGGGTTATGATGCAAATGCAAGTTCAAGTGCTGATATTAATGTGAATGCAAATGATCATGCAAATGCAGATGCAGTTCTTTCAGACCACACAGTAGGTGGTTATTATCAGCAGCAAACAGCTCAGGCTCAGTCTGTTGTTGGAACTGTGGATGACGGATGTACAACTGGCAGTGTCTCTAACTGGAATCAGATTTCCCAAGGAAATATGCAATACCCAGCTCATATGGTATTTGATCCCAATTATCCTGATTGGTACTATGACAGCATCACTAAAGAATGGAAATTGTTGGAAACATACACTCCAGCTTCAAATCAGTTAACAAGTGTAGATTATAATCAGCAATATCAAAATCAGAATGTGGAGAATCATCAGTCACAAAGTCTAGTTAGTCAAGAACATGTTGCAAACTGGGATGGATCTGCGAGCAATTACAATAACCAAACTGTGAATATGTGGCAAACTCAACATGTTGCAAAGAGCGACACAATTGGGTTTACTGAAAACCAGAAATTAGGGAACCATTACAGTTCCACTGGTCATTTAACTGATTCTGTGAATCAACAGTCGGGGTTCGTTCCTCGTGGATCACTTGCTCAGTATGAACAGCCAAATCAAAGTGTTGACAGCGGCCGTAGGGTTGCTGAGTTTCAAAGCTTTATTCCTGATGAAAATTTTTATCAGCACCAAAATCAGGCCAAGGACCTAAATCAACACATGCATTTCTCACCTGCTCACTTGGGTAATCAGAAACCAGTGAATTTTTCACAACAGCTGCCACAGAGTGGAACTCAGTTCTCTTATGCGCCAAGTGAGGGGAGGTCATCTGCAGGACGGCCTCCACATGCTCTAGTCACTTTTGGTTTTGGTGGGAAACTTATAGTCATGAAAGATAATAGTTCTTTTCTCAGAAACTCATATGAAAGCCAGGTTAGATCTTATTTTCTTCTGATTTCAATATCtacttttacttttcttttcttactacaaaattatttaacacTTATTGTTAGTGTTGCTACTGCCTATAATCGGTGTTGGTGTTTTCTCATGTGAAGGACTCTGTAGGATGTGTGCTTAATGTTCTCAACTTGATGGAAGTTGTCATGGACAAAAATGATTCTTCAAGCTTTGGATTGGGTGCTTGTGATTATTTTTATGCATTGTGCCAACAATCTTTTCCTGGTCCCTTGGTTGGTGGGAGTGTTGGAAGTAAGGAGTTAAACAAATGGATTGATGAAAAGATTGCTACCTGTGAATCTCCAATTGTGGATTATAGGAAAAGTGAAGATCTTAGGTTGCTTTTTTCTTTGCTGAAAATATCATGTCAGTATTATGGAAAACTTCGATCACCTTTTGGCACTGACCAAGCCTTGAAGGTAAGATCGGAAATTAATTGTTCCTAATAGTTCTATTTACAGACAACCTATCTGGATATCTgatcgagaaaaaaaaaaaaataaaaaaaaccttccaTTATGAATGGAACATTTCAAGAGGGGCAGCCATCTTTAGGAAAGTATAGTGCAATAGATTTTCAAGGATTATTAAAATTAAGCCCCTCCCATAAATTATGGTAATGGAGTTTTTGCTGGCCTCATTAAAGATgatgtattttttattaaactaagGAGAGACTGTTCAAATTTCATGGGACAATGAAATATCctatcacaaatttttttattcacccATTACCTGctgtttatatttaaataaatatcaaCGAGTGTACttgtatttattattgttttgaaTGCTTTGAAGTGTCTGGCTAGTTAGTATTTCATTGAACACTTCATTTAAATTGGATGTGTTTTGTATGCTACAGgttacttttaaaataaaacatatttctaatcttaatttcttaatatgtaTCGTAAAATGTAAGTGTGAAGCCCATAAATTTTCTCTGAAAGACTCAAAGAcatcaattcaaatttttttctcatgagtTTGATTACTGGCCATTGATCTTTCctggttttttaaatttaattaggaaAGTGATTGTCCTGAGTCAGCTATTGCTAAGCTCTTTACAACTTCCAAAAGAAAGAGTGCGTATGGTGCACTTGCACACTGCTTGCAGAGCTTGCCTTCTGAAGCCCAAATTCAGgtatccatatttttttttctcccagtTTTATGTAGTTAATGCCTTTTGCGACATTGAATATTTTAATGCCATTTAAAACTagggaaatgttaaccaatgctctttaggaactatttttagaaacattttattgggAGAATGATACAATAAATGttgttgacaactttttatatttcccatgaaagtGGGGTCAAAACATTCTtattatggtttattaacaatatCCCTAAGAGCATCCGTTAACATGACTCTTAAAACTAACATTACTAATTGATCTGTTCAAGGCTACTGCACTTGAGGTACAGAGTCTTCTTGTCTCTGGTAGGAAGAAAGAGGCTTTGCAATGTGCACAGGGAGGTCAACTGTGGGGACCGGCACTTGTTCTTGCATCTCAACTTGGGGATCAGGTTCTTGCCATCAGATTTTAGCTTTCTTCACACGTCTTCCCTGCATATTAAAAATCCTTACTAGAAGTGTACATGTAGTTGATGCTGATAATGTCTTCTTTCATTTTGAAACGCTGGCAGTTTTATGTTGATACTGTGAAGCAAATGGCACTTAACCAATTCATAGCTGGATCACCTTTGCGGACTTTATGCCTGCTTATTGCTGGGCAGCCTGCAGAAGTGTTTTCTAGTGCCACTATTAGTGGCACCTTACCCGGTTCTGTAGATTTTTTTCAACAGCCTGTCAAGGTGATATATTAACTCAATGACTTGTGCTGAaaaggttttatgttttttgttcttGATGAATTTATTTGCCTTTGCTATTTTTGATTactttgattattattattattattatcattattattattatttttttctgaatgtGTTTTTTGTCATGAAAATGTTGCTACAGACAAGAAATACTTGggcttgctatttttgctgaATGTGTTTTTTTGTCATGAAACCTTTCTTTAGATGTGAAATACTTAGGTCTCATTCCTGATCCTGCCTCTGAAGCTTGATATAGTGAATAGGGAATTGTTCCTTGAATGCATATGTTTTCAAGATCATAAAGTGAAAGATACTTTGGGTTTATAAAGCAAAATTTAAGGACATAATCCAttaaacccctctctctctctctctctctctcacaaacacacacacacacacacaccctaAAGTATTTTGAATTTCCAGTGAGCTTTGAACCTTGGTATAATGGCAAGTGTCATTCATTCAAGGAAAGTGTCACAAGTTTGAATCCGAGAATTAGCTTCTCTAAAAATTGAGGTTAAAGCTATCTACCAACAACCTCTACTAGGCCCTACAAAACAGGAGCCTTGTGCACTAGGTACAATCTTGTTACTGagttttgaacccacaactCACTGTATCTGTTCTCATGGAAGAAGGAAGTGCCATTTGATTTAGAGCTAATtgacaaattattttaaaaagatgaaaaatctAAAACAGGGAGAATAAGGTTTTATAGGCTTCATGCAATCAATTGGAAAACTTTGGGcctgtgtgtttttttttttttttttttttttttttttggattggtaaaaatgttctattttaaaattcataaaaacataaaacaatgtAAAAATGCGCTACCAAACTTAATTCTAGAAGCTGTTTCTGGTGAAATacccgtttggtaatgttgctttagtaacgttgtttgtattttttggaaatacgtgtaggtgaaaatgtgtgtgaaaatgtgtataatgttgtttaaaaactgaaaacatgttgtTAAACTGCTATACCAAATGGGGCCTATTtttcaaaacaccatgttctcATAGAAAATCAAATGATGGATCCTAATTGTTTAAGGGAAAACAGGACCTTTGTAATCATGATAGTTGTAACCTTTTTTAGTAGGTTTTtaggtaaaattaaaatgtatgtGAACATCCATATACATGCTCATGGTACTAAATGCACACAAGTTCAGCAACAATTAGAAAAGGTGAGACCATTTTAACAAGAAAGCATCATGCAACGAGTGGAAAAATTAGTAGATTACCCCATGGCCAATATTCTTATTGATATGGCATGGTAAGTTGTGATGTGATAATATGAGTACTAatactatcaaaaaaaaaaaaaaaacctttttgaaTATAATAATGTCTATATGGTGAGCAGAATTGAAGCTGAAGTTGTGGGTAGTGGTAGAAAACAATGTACAGGGTTCTAATGGATGTGAGACCTTTTGATCTATTGTTTTGAATCTCTCATCTATTCTTAGCATTGAGGTGTACAAATAGTAAGTTATGGTATTGTTGGGGGAGGATTATGAATCTTAAGGGTGGGAACTCTAGCTTCCTCTGTGACATATGTTTTTTATCCATGGAAATTAAGGCATGAAGGAAGCTCAATCTGGATTTAAATTGAACTATGTATGTCAAATCAATACATTGTGAAGCTTGGGGAAACAAAATCGAATTGCTTTGCATCAGATGCATAATAAATGTATGAGATCCTAGTCCTTAGCTACAAGTAGTGCCGATAACATGTAATactcaaatttatttatttttttctaacatttttcccagccctaaaaatatgatgaaaataagaACCCTTGAACACGTGTATTTGTTGATTTATATCTTTCTAgttcttcaaaataattttgcttcagctagggttttttttttttttggttataattttgatttatttatttgtttttatgaaacAGCTTCATCTAGTTTAATGATCTTATATTGTGTACTACAGAGTGGGGCTAACTGCATGTTAGAGGAATGGGAAGAGAATTTAGCTGTCATAACTGCAAATAGAACAAAAGATGATGAGCTTGTCATCATTCATCTAGGAGATTGCCTATGGAAGGAGCATGGGGAGGTACGTAACATGTGCTTTCATTTATATTGAGTCTTTTGCTGTTTGTTTTTTCACTGGAAGATCTAtgtttttctttgctctctcCCTGACTCTGATGTAATTGTACAGACTACTGCTGCACACATATGTTATTTAGTTGCAGAAGCCAGCATTGAACCATATTCGGATGCTGCAAGACTCTGTCTTATTGGTGCAGATCATTTGAAATTTCCACGAACATTTGCCAGCCCTGAGGCAATACAGGTGTTCTAGATTACCCTTTGTCTTATATATCAATTCTAAACTAGGATTTTTCAAAGCTGATGCAGTATTTTATTATCTAGAAAGTGTGATTTTGATTCTTATTGGCAGCTTGTATTTAGCTTGTAAAGTTTGAATTTCAGTCTGTTCAAGAAGCAGCATCTTTGGTAGCTCATGGATTATGTTGTGGATTGTGACCATTGTTACCAAGTTATTTGGAAATACATTTGCACTCCTTTATTTTCCTCTCAACTATTTTTCTGAATAATGTAAATGAACAAGCTTTATGAATATGTGGGCAGAGGACAGAATTACATGAGTACTCAAAGGTGCTTGGGAATTCTCAGTTTCTCCTCCTACCTTTTCAGCCATATAAGCTTATATATGCCCACATGCTGGCTGAAGTTGGAAAAGTTGCAGATGCTTTGAAGTAAGAATGATTGCTTTATATTGAAGTATGCTAATttactttgtaaaaaaaatgaataagttAATTATGGTTTCTGCAAAATGGGCTTTGGTCTTTTCACACAATATATTGGCTTAGGTACTGCCATGCAATTTTGAAGTTTCTCAAGACTGGTAGAGCACCAGAAGTGGACACATGGAGACAATTAGTGTTGTCTCTTGAGGAGCGGATTAGAACCCACCAGCAGGTTTCTCTCGAACGTTTATTCTTTTCATCAATGAAGCTAGAGGTTTGATTTCTTATATGTGAAGATATATCATGTACAGGGTGGTTATGGATCAAATTTGGCTCCAACCAAACTGGTTGGTAAATTGCTTACCTTCATTGACAGTACTGCTCATCGTGTTGTTGGAGGGCTACCTCCACCTGTACCTTCAACATCACATAGTGGTGCTCAACATAATGAATATGCTTCTCAACCAGGAGGCCTTAAAGTATCGAACAGTCAATCAACAATGGCAATGTCTTCATTAATGCCATCAGCTTCAGTGGAACCCATATATGAGCGGGCTGCTGAGAACAAAATGCCTAATAGAAGTGTCTCGGAGCCAATCTTTGGTAGTGCTCCTAAGAAGGTAGAAATTTTTGCTGGCTGGTGTTCTGTTTTTTGTCCATTGCTTCATTTCTCGGGATGGCATTTCTTCCTGACATtgcttacaaattttttttaaaaattgagttataattTGGTCGATTAAGATAATTTAAAGTTCCTGGGCTAACTCTACCTAGGTTATCTCTACCATGGAGTTCTTGATATCCTATCCATCCATTGTGAAATGAGACGATTGAATTTTGTCAcatcattaaaaattatatgcatGTCAAAATAGTACTAGTCAATGTTTGTTTGAGGCAAAAGTGCAAAGTGCACCCTCTAAGTTTGACCACAATCATTTCAGCTCCCTGACTTTAGTTTCGTTCAATTGAAATCTCtataagtttattcaattaaggcttgTTTGTCAACTTCtgttattaatttaatttaattattttaaatttctggaaaatgtttttcaataattaattgatttttttttttaatttaaaaaatttgaagaaacaataaataaaaataaaaatttggacacttaaccacaacatataacaaaatttgatgGAAATGCTATACTTAGAGAACTCAATTGAATGAAATTAAAGttagagaattgaaatgaattttgttCAAACTTAGAGGGTggaatttgcattttttttcattgtttaattGCTAGTGAAGTGGTGAAATTCAATATACTCATTTCGCATTGGTTGTATTGGATTTTAGGAAGTCCGCAGTGGATTTACCCTTTGAACTCTTAGAGGATTCTCATCCTAATTGATTAGGGTGGCACTGTACGGGTTTACTGAATTAAAGAAGGTGCGTGAATGTCACATATGCATACACACAAAGCTCATACAGTTGTCTAGCCTTACTTATGGTATATTGAAGATACATAAAATTATGTATGGGAATGGCTGGGGTGGACAAAACATCCCTGTTCCATAAGTGAGATGATTAGAGTTCTTAACCAATCCCCATATGCATCCTGATTATGGTAATGGCCTTTCCATCCCTACTCTTTAAAGCAGAGGGCAGTACTCATCACCATCCCTACAAATTGCTTATTATAATTTCTTACCGTTGTAAACACATTTATGAAAATTGGGATGGCGTTTGTGGAGATATCATATGTGAATAATGAAGAGATGTGTTATGCTTAAGGAGGAGGGTTGTGAATTATTATCCTATTGTGAGGTGAAGCTTAGGCATTGTGGCATGGGTAAAGAATTATTGAATCAGTAACTAGTAAACACAATTATTAGGAGGCTCTGTTGGATGTAATGTGAACCTAGATTTAAATGAGAGATGAGGGGTAGGGATAAACTTCTTAcgtcagatttttttttttcttcaatcagGTTGATTCATCTAAGGAAACAAACTCTTCTGATACGCAAGGAAAGGCATCAGCATCAGGTGGGTCATCTCGTTTTGGTCGTTTTGGCTCACAGCTATTCCAAAAGACTGTGGGATTGGTCTTGAGATCCAGACCAGACCGGCAGGTATGTGAAGTAACTTCCCCCTTTAAGATCATTTTCTTGCACCACCCTGAGAACTTACTTTTCCCAATATTCTTGTGAAGGCTAAATTGGGTGAGAAGAATAGATTCTATTATGATGAAAAGCTTAAGAGATGGGTTGAAGAAGGCGCTGAACTTCCTCCACCTGAGGAGGCTGCGCTACCACCTCCACCAACAACTGCAGCTTTTCAGAATGGAATGCCAGATTACAACGTGAAAGATGCACCAAAAACCGGAGGATTTCCCTTGGAATTGGGGCTTGAAACCAAAAGCCCAATCTCTTCTGAACGAAGTTCGGGGATCCCACCTATTCCACCTGGTTCAAACCAGTTCTCTGCACGTGGACGGATGGGTGTTCGCTCAAGGTATAGGCTTTGGAAAACTTCTCTGCactctgctctctctctctctctctctctctctgtgtgtttgtgtgtgcgCACGTGTTTCAGTGTTGTAATAGGGTGGCCACCAGGAAGTCCATTTGGTTTGCATTTTTTCATAACCATTCCTGATTATATATGTAAAACTTACTTTAATTTCTTCAGGTATGTTGACACATTCA includes the following:
- the LOC115984384 gene encoding protein transport protein SEC16B homolog, encoding MASSPPFEVEDHTDEDFFDKLVNDEIEFTGSVPSVVKNDALDEAKAVSNIRISEVGAAGVDSGGNDVLEVNDEMGHEDLVVSAASLDANEENVVGEVSNSLVPGNTDESNSVVGEESVPSVVIPNETNEGSEVGKGEEGALHSSVGESSVSVGTGVKVVQWSSFESEVDDNGGEFGTYSEFFSELKDNSQDPFENVMNMGKLGTESNFVDGVSENPVADLGASNYGQHQEGQYYGAVTGQNIDGQDLSSSQNWENLYPGWKYDTNTGQWYQLEGYDANASSSADINVNANDHANADAVLSDHTVGGYYQQQTAQAQSVVGTVDDGCTTGSVSNWNQISQGNMQYPAHMVFDPNYPDWYYDSITKEWKLLETYTPASNQLTSVDYNQQYQNQNVENHQSQSLVSQEHVANWDGSASNYNNQTVNMWQTQHVAKSDTIGFTENQKLGNHYSSTGHLTDSVNQQSGFVPRGSLAQYEQPNQSVDSGRRVAEFQSFIPDENFYQHQNQAKDLNQHMHFSPAHLGNQKPVNFSQQLPQSGTQFSYAPSEGRSSAGRPPHALVTFGFGGKLIVMKDNSSFLRNSYESQDSVGCVLNVLNLMEVVMDKNDSSSFGLGACDYFYALCQQSFPGPLVGGSVGSKELNKWIDEKIATCESPIVDYRKSEDLRLLFSLLKISCQYYGKLRSPFGTDQALKESDCPESAIAKLFTTSKRKSAYGALAHCLQSLPSEAQIQATALEVQSLLVSGRKKEALQCAQGGQLWGPALVLASQLGDQFYVDTVKQMALNQFIAGSPLRTLCLLIAGQPAEVFSSATISGTLPGSVDFFQQPVKSGANCMLEEWEENLAVITANRTKDDELVIIHLGDCLWKEHGETTAAHICYLVAEASIEPYSDAARLCLIGADHLKFPRTFASPEAIQRTELHEYSKVLGNSQFLLLPFQPYKLIYAHMLAEVGKVADALKYCHAILKFLKTGRAPEVDTWRQLVLSLEERIRTHQQGGYGSNLAPTKLVGKLLTFIDSTAHRVVGGLPPPVPSTSHSGAQHNEYASQPGGLKVSNSQSTMAMSSLMPSASVEPIYERAAENKMPNRSVSEPIFGSAPKKVDSSKETNSSDTQGKASASGGSSRFGRFGSQLFQKTVGLVLRSRPDRQAKLGEKNRFYYDEKLKRWVEEGAELPPPEEAALPPPPTTAAFQNGMPDYNVKDAPKTGGFPLELGLETKSPISSERSSGIPPIPPGSNQFSARGRMGVRSRYVDTFNKGGGTPSNLFQTPSIPAAKPGGGSNPKFFIPAPVASVVETVQTPGESMQEATLNNANPPTSFKEDSISSTQKSTLPSMSLQRFPSMDNIVQRKTGPMAHGTSLVPPPSRRTASWSGNLSDGWNPSMMNEVKPLGEVLSISPSLYRPGDPLSVQFPSSRNSSRDDLHEVEL